The Halorussus gelatinilyticus genome contains the following window.
AGCGCACCACGTCGGCCTCCGCGCGCAGGTCGCCGGTCCCGGCTTCGAGATAGTCGATGCGCATGTCGATGGTCGGCACCGGCTGGTCCACCAGCGAGACCAGCGCCGCGCCGCCGACCGTGTCCGCGAGCGTGAACGTGACGCCGCCGTGAGCCATCTGGCGGTCGGCGTTCCACGACAGTTCCTCGCGCATCTCGACGCGGCCCTCGGCGTGGCCGTCCTCGACCTCGGTGACTTCGACGCCCAGCAGGTCGGCGAACGGCATCTCCTCGAAGAAGCTCTCTACGTCCATGGGGTCGATTTGGGGCGGGAAGCGGCTTAAAAATACTCGTTCGCTGAGCGGGCGCACGGCACGTACCCCGGACCGCGGCGGTCGGCCCGCCCAGCAGTGGGGTAGTCTTATTTCGATAGCGCCGGACGGTGGCGTATGGAAATCTCCGAGGAGGACGGCGTCCGAACCGTCACGTTCGACCGACCCGAGGTCATGAACGCCTTCACCACCGACACCGCCGAGGAGTTGGCCGAGGTAATCGCCGACACCGACGCCGACGAGTTCGACGCGCTGGTCCTGACCGGCGAGGGCGGCGCGTTCAGCGCGGGCGGGGACATCCAGTCGATGGCCGAGCGCGAGGAGACCACCGAGCAGGCCTACGAGCGCGTCACGGAGACCTTCGGCCGCGTCGTCGAGGAAGCCCTCTCGGCGAAGGTGCCCATCGTCGCCAAAGTCAACGGCGACGCCGTGGGCGCGGGACTGGCGATTACGGCGGTCAGCGACTTCGCGTACGCCGCGGAGTCGGCGACGTTCAGTTGCGCGTTCGTCCGCGTCGGCCTGATTCCCGACACCGGCGGGTCGTTCCTCCTGCCCCGCCTCGTCGGTCTCCGGACCGCGAAGCGCCTCGCGTTCACCGGCGAGTTCTTCGGTGCCGAGGAGGCCGCGGAGTTGGGGCTAATCAACGAGGCGGTCCCCGACGACGAACTGGACGAGCGCGTCGCGGACCTGTTGGACACCCTCCGCGAGCGCCCGACGACGACCATCGGACTGGCCAAACGCGCCATCCACGAGAATCTGGGCCGGGGCTGGCGGGAGGGACTCGACTACGAGAACCACGTCCAGTCGCTGGCCTACGACACGCCCGAACACGAGGAGGGAGTCGCGGCGTTCCTCGAAGGCCGGGACCCCGACTTCGAGTGAGAACGGTCGTGGCGGACCCGGCTTCGGAGACCCAGCCGCGGAGACCCGGCCGCCGACTCCGAGTGACAGACTCAAGACGCCGCGCGTGCAATCGACGGTCGTGTCAGACCCAGACGACCCGCTACCCGACGACGACTTCGACGCCCCGACGGTGACCTGCGAGCGGTGTGACCGAGAGTGGGACCTCTCGAAAGAGTTCGACGATTTGGGCGTCGGCAACCACGCCGTCGAGCAGTTCGCGCTCGACCACCGGCGACACACCGGCCACTTCCCCGACGAGATAGCGACGTGGCGCGCCGTCTGTCGCAACTGCACCGAAGAGGCCGAACGACTCGCCAGCGACGCCGCGACCCGGTGGGCCGAGACCCACGCCCGCCACACTCGTCACGCGGTCGAGATTCGTCACGCCCGAAGCGACGAGACGACCCTTATCGAGACCGACGACGCCGAGTAGCGTCCGAGGGGCCGATTTGGTTGGCGACCTATTATCGGAAAAATAATTTAAATCTGGAGCGTAACGAATCCGAGCGGAGGTGACAAAAGATGACGTTCGAAATCAGCGTGGTTCCGTTCTGCACGTGTAAAGAGTTCCCGACGGTGGACTGCTGAGTCCGTCCCGTCAGTCGTACCGTACCCAAACGATTTCCGACGCGCGCCGCTCCCGCTACAGTCCGAGGAACTCCTCGGCGTTCTCCCAGAGAATCTTGCGCTGGACCTCCTCGGGGAAGTCCAACTCCTCGAACTGGTCGAGCCACGGGGCCGGTTCTATCATCGGGTAGTCTGTGCCGAACATCACCTTGTCCTTCAGGAGGCTCTTGGCGTAGTGCAGCACTTGGTCGTCGATGTAGCGGGGCATCCACCCCGAGAGGTCCATGTAGACGTTGCCCTTCTGCTGGCAGATGGCCAACTGCTCTTTCTCCCACGGGAACGCGGGGTGGGCGATGAGAATCTGGAGGTCGGGATGCTCGGCGGCCACGTCGTCTATCAGCATCGGGTTGCCGTACTTGATTTTGAGACCGCGACCACCGGGCGCGCCAGCGCCGAGAGTGGAGTTGCCCCCGTGGAAGACCACCGGGACGCCGAGGTCCTCGATGGTCGAGAACAGTTCCTCGTGTTCGGGGTCGCTCGGGTCGAAGCCCTGCGCTATCTGCTGGAACTTGAATCCCGAGAGGTCGAGGTCCTTCACCGCGCGCTCGGCCTCCTCGACGCAGTCGTCCTTGAGGGGGTCCACGCTGGCGAATCCGACGAAGAAGTCGTCGTACTCGTCGCGCACCTCGGCCACGTAGTCGTTGGGCACGGGCGGATTTCCGGTGTTGGTCTCGGCGTCCCACCCCAGCAGGACGGTCTTGCCGATGCCGACCTCGTGGTACTCCTCGATGAGATTGTCGTAGGTGTCGGTCTCGATGGACGAGCCGAACTTCTCGGCGGCGTCCTCCATCATCAGGCCGCCGGCGTCGTGGAGGAACTCCTCGGTCGGCTGGTGGCAGTGCGTGTCGATGATGGGGTTCTCGTCGGGGTGGTCGGCGACGACGTCGAGTTTGGGCATGGAGCAGTGTTCGGGGACTGTGGTGAAAAATCGTGCGAAGAAGACGTGACTGCGTGGACACGTTCGACGGAGGTGGTTCGTGAACTGCGAGCGGCGGGGAGATGCCCACCGGGAGGAATAATCTGCCTACTCGTCTGCTTCGTCCTTCTTGATGAGGAACTTCATGTCGCCCTCGAACACCACGGTGTCCTCCTGATTCGTCATCGTGGTGTCGATGACGACCAGTCCGGCGTCGTCGCGGCTCGAAATATCCTTCGTCTCGACGACCACCATGTCCAGCGAGATGGTGTCGTCCATGTGGACCGGGTTCGGGATGTCCATGTAGTTCATCCCGAGGAACGCCAGCACGGTGCGCTCCAAGATGCCGGTCCGGTAGACGAACCCCGTGGCGAGGACGAACGTCATCGGGCCGTGGGCCACGCGCTCGCCGAACTCCTCGCCCTCGGCGTACTCCTTGTTGGTGTGGAGTTCGGTCCAGTCGCCCGCGAACGCCGAGTGCATCACGAAGTCGTACTCGGTGACGGTCCGGCCGACGCTCTCGAAGGTCTGTCCCTCCTCAAAGTCCTCGAAGTGGTGGGGCGTGTAGCTGTACGGCATATTTCGGGATTCGCTCGTCGGCGACAAAATTCTATGGTATCTGCCGTGGTGGGTGATGGGAGGAACGACGATAAATTGGACGGAACGGAAAAGCGAGTATCAAACTCGAACAACCGAGTTTCCAGAGCGATTGAAATTCGACAGAAGCTAACTTCAGGCTTGAACACAGGAGTCTCCCGCACAGCACCGCATCAGTCTCACGCCTCCCCAACCGACTGCGTTGTCTGCGAACGTCGTTCGCAGATCAGCGAGACGCGTCGCGTCTCGCAAGTCTCGCTACGCTGCGCTACTCGTCCCTCGCGCGGATGGGCGCGGCGCTCACGAGCGCCACGCCCGCACGCGCCGGACGGAAAGTGTAGCTAGTCTGAGCCGAGAGTGCAGTCAGTCCAAGCCGAGAGGATTGCCGAGTCGGTCGCCGAAGCCGAAAACTAAGTGACCGTCACGCGAACTGCACCCGTGCCAGAAATTCCCGACGAACGCCGCGAGCGAATCGCTTCGGACCCCTTCTGCCAGAAACTGGGCGTCGAGTTGACCGACCTCGGACCCGGCACCGCCGCGACCGAGTTGACCGTCACCGACGACCTGCTGAACTTCCACGGGACGCCCCACGGCGGCGCGATTTACTCGCTGGCGGACGCCGCGTTCGCGGCCGCGTCGAACGCCGAGGGCGACGCCGCGCTCGCTTTGGAGACCAACATCTCCTACTTCGAGGCGGTCGAGGTCGGCGAGACCCTGACCGCCGCGGCCGAGCGGGTCCACGAGCGCGGCCGGACCGCCTCGTACCGCGTCGCCGTCACCGACGAGGTCGGCGACGAAATCGCGGCATTCCGCGGTCGGGTGTACCTCCCCGGCGAGTAGCCCGAGCGTCGAATCCGGTCGAGACGTGTCGGAACGGACGCGTAAATCGCTCCAACGGAAAATCTATGAGGGCCGGTTTCAAACTTATCCGTCAATGGATTCTTCTGGAATCACGCTCGCCGAAACGCTCACCGTGCTGGAAACGACGGGAGCGTCCGGCGCTCCCGTCACGGCGAGCGAAGTTGCAGAAGCACTCGGCTGCGAGCGCCAGACGGCGCGCGACAGACTCGACGAACTCACGGAACGCGGCGACGCCGAGACCAAGGAGGTCGGCGGGAGCGTTCGCGTCTGGTGGACGACCGACCGCCAGCGCCGGGACCGCGACCTCGAACGGTACGAGGCCGTCTTTCGGACCGTCAACGACGGCATCTACGTCAAAGACGAGGAGAACCGATTCACGCTGGTCAACGAGACGTACGCCGAGATGCTCGGCTACACGCCCGACGAACTCGTCGGGCGCGACTCCTCGTTTCTCGTCAGCGAGGAGGTGCTGAACGCGGCCGAGGAACTCTACAGCGACCTCCGGACCGGTGACCACCAGAGCGAGACCATCGAAGCGTCGCTGGAGACGGCCGACGGCGAAACCGTCGAGACCGAGGCGAGTTTCGCGCTGATTCCGCTGGACGAGGAGCGCGGGGAGTACGAGCGGGTCGGCGTCGTCCGCGACGTGACCGAGCGCAAGGAGCGCGAGCGCCGCCTCGAACGACAGAACAAGCGACTCGAATCGTTCGCCAGCATGCTCGCCCACGAACTCCGCAACCCCGTCACCATCGGCCAGATATACGGCCAGCGCCTCCCGTCCGACGAAGCGCCGGAGGCGGTCGAGTACGTCACCGACGCGTTCGACCGCATCGAGGACATGATAGACGTGCTGTTGGTGCTGGCTCGGGGCGGCGACGCGGTCGGCGAGTCGGAACCGGTCGCGCTCGCCGACGTGGCGAGAGAGGCCTGGGAGCAAGTGAACGCGCCGGACGCGACGCTGACGGTAGCGACCGACCGGGTCTTGCTCGCGGACGAGACGTACGTCCGACATCTCTTCGAGAACCTGCTCGAAAACGCCGTGGAACACGGCTCCACGAGCCCTCGTCCAGCGGACGAGAACGCCGTCGAACGCGGGTCGGAAGGCGCCGCGGCGGACGAGGACGCCGGTCTCACGGTCACGGTCGGCGACGTTCCGACCGGGTTCTACGTCGCCGACGACGGCGTCGGCATTCCGCCCGAGGACCGGGAGACGGTGTTCGAGGTCGGGTACACCACCGCGGAGTCCGAGGGCGGAATCGGAGTGGGACTGACGTTCGTCGCCGAACTGGTCGAGACGTACGAGTGGGAGTGTGCGGTGACCGAAAGCGAGGCCGGCGGTGCGCGCTTCGAGTTCACGAACGTCACGCTTCACTCCGAGGAGTAACGGCGGAGTCCGCCGGAACCGACGCGGCGAACCGGTAACTTTCTTGTCCTCTCCGGTCGTCGGTTCGAACGCGTACGGGTGATAGCATGGATAGAAGAGCTGTTCTCGGCAAGTCCAAGGCGGAACTCGTCATGGCACGAATCGGAGAGGTGATGGCGGCGTGCTACCTCCTGCTGCTGTTGCCGGTCCTGCCGGTCCTGCTCGCGTACGTCGCCGTCCAGAAGGTGCTGGCACTGTTCACCGGCCGGTCCGACGAGCGCCGGCGGTTCGACCCCCGGAGCGGCGCACCGCCCTCATAGTCGTCGGGACGGTAAGCGCTACTTTAATTCCTGCATATTTTTGAACCCCGAGCGTCATCCACCGGTATGCGACGCCGTCCGTTCCTCCGTCTCGCCGGCGCGACGACTGCGGCCGCGACCTCGGTCGGGGTGCTCGGCGCGTCCCGGTCGTCTGACGGAAGCCGAAACGAGCAGGCGTCCGGCGGGGACTCCGCTCGGTCGCCGGCCGGGACCCGACTGGCCGCGACCGACCGCGCGCTGTCGGTCCGGCGCGCCCGCACCTTCGACCACGTCGTCCGACTGAACGACCTCGGCGACGACCCTCGCGGGCGAATCACCGCGTTTTCGGCCCTTTCGGAGCGCGAGCGCGAGGTCGTCGCCAGCGCAATCGAGGGCACCTACCGGACCCGCGACCCGCCCGAGTGGCTCTGCGAATTCGCCAGCGCGACCCCCTTCGTCGAGCGGGCGGGTACCTACTACCGACTCGACGACACCCTGCCGACGTACCGCGTCACGGCCGAGGCCGTCGCCGAGCGCGACGTCGCGGGTGAGGTCGCGACCTACGAGGCGTACGAGCGCGCCGTCACCCGCGAGGAGTACGTGGCCAGCGGCCTCCTGCGAATCGCCCGCCGGGAGGGCATCGAACTGGGGTACGTCTGGCCTACGCTCCGGGAGTTCTTCGAGCGCTACGACGCCGCGCGCTACCACGGCGAGGTCCTCGACTTCGCGGTCGAGGTGGACGGCGCTGGCCCGCCCGCCGAACTCTCGGCGACGGAGGTGGGCGTCGAAACGGCGGTCGGCGGCGCGGTCTGGAACGCGGACGCCGCACCCGAGCGCACCCGAAAACTCGTCCGGCGTGCCGGCCGCGCGCGCGGGGCGTACGGGTTCGACCGCGCGCCCGCGGGCCTGCTCGACGCGCTCCGTGACCACCGGTACGTCGCGCTCGGCGGCACCTTCTACGCGAGTTACGTCGAGTCCGACGGCCCGGTCCCGGTCTCGGTCTCGGCGACGGTCCGCGAGGGCCGACTCCGCCTCGCAGTCCGGAACGACGGCGACCGCGAGGTGCGACTCGCCAGCGGCCCGCCGCGACCCTTCGGAGTCGTCCGGTGTCGCGCCGCGGGGGACACCGGGGGCGACGGGCACGTCCTCTGGACCGACGCCTACGCCGCCAGCGACCGCGTTCGGACCGCGGGCCGGGACGTGACCGCCGCGAACGACGTGGCGCTCCTCTCGACGCTCGCGCCCGGCGAGTCGCTCGCCGAGCGCTACGCGGTTCCGGCCGACCTGCCGGCCGGCGAGTACGTCGTGGAGGGGTCGCTCGGCGTGGAGCGCGACGGGACCGCCGAGGGCGGAACTGGACCCGCCGACGGCGGAACCGGACCGGGCGAGGGCGGAACCGAACCGGCCGAGGGTTCGACCGTGCAGTACCGCGTCACGTTCGCGGTCGAGTAGTCGAGGCCACTGTCGCGTCTCAGCGCATCGAAAAGAGAGCGAGGAGCGACGAAACTATTCGTCTTCGCCGCGGTGGTCGAAGACGCGCTTGACCTTCCCGACCTCGGTCCGGTCCACGACGCCCGGCCCGACGACTTCGATTTCGTCGGGGTTGACCTCTAAGGTCTCCTCCAGTTTCTCCCGGATATCGCGCTCTAACTCCTCGTGGGTCCCCTCGTAGTCCTCGTGGTACTCCACGGTGAGTTCCATCCGGTCCAAGTTCCCCCGGCGGTAGAGGTCGATGCGGTAGTGGGGAGCCACGTCCTCGATGTCCACCATCACTTCCTCGATCTGGCTCGGGTAGACGTTGACTCCGCGGACGATGATGAGGTCGTCCGTGCGTCCGGTCACGTTGTCCATCCGGACGACGGTGCGCCCGCAGTCGCACTCCTCGTAGGTCAGCGAGGTCATGTCGCCGGTCCGATACCGGAGGACGGGCAGAGCCTCCTTGGTCAGACTCGTCAGGACGAGTTCGCCCTCCTCGCCCTCCGGGAGGGGGTCGCCGGTTCGGGGGTCCACGACTTCGGGATAGAAGTGGTCCTCCCAGACGTGCAGGCCGTTCTGGACCTCCTCGCACTCGATGGAGACTCCCGGTCCGATTATCTCCGAGAGACCGTACACGTCCACCGCGGTCACGTCCAGCGCTTGCTCTATCTCGTCGCGCATGGGGTCGGTGAACGGTTCCGCGCCGATGATGACCGTCGAGAGCGGGAGGTCTCTGGGGTCGATGCCGCGCTCCTCGGCGGCCTCCGCGAGATAGAGGCAGTAGGAGGGCGTGCAGGCCAGCACGTCGCTCTCCAAATCCTGCAACATGTCCAACTGGCGCGAGGTGTTGCCCCCGCCGGTCGGGATGACGCAGGCTCCCAGTTCCTCGACGCCGTCGTGGAACCCGAGTCCGCCCGTGAACAGCCCGTAGCCGTAGGCGTTCTGGACGACGTGGTTCGGCCGGACGCCCGCCGCGTGCAGCGACCGAGCCATAACCTCCCGCCAGACGCCCAAGTCCTCGTCGGTGTAGCTCACGATTTTGGGTTTGCCGGTCGTTCCCGACGAGGCGTGAATCCGGCGCACCTCGTCGTGGTCCACCGCGAAGAGACCGTCGGGGTACTCGTCGCGGAAGTCCTCCTTCGTCGTGAACGGGAGTTCCGAGACATCTTCGACGCTCTCGATGTCGTCGGGCGAGACGCCCGCCTCGTCCAGCGCCTCGCGGTAGAAATCGACGTTCTCGTAGGCGTACTCGACGGTTTCGGCGAGTCGCTCGCTCTGCAAATCGCGCAACTCCTCGCGGGGGAGGGTCTCTACGTCGTTGTAGACCATGCTGAATAATCATTCGCAAGAGAGGGTCTAAACTGTTTGGTCGCCGGTAGCGTCGCGCAACCTCGCCGTCGCTACCGTCCGGACTCGACTACTTGGTCGCCTCAGAAGGCGAACCGGACGACGACCAGCGCGACCGCGCTCACGACCGCGAGCGTGAGCGCGAGGACCGCCAGCGGGCGGACGCCGGTCTCGCGCAGGTCCGAGAGCGCGACGCTCGTGCCGAGACCCGCGAACGCGACGAGGAACGCCGCCCGATACGCTTGCTCGATGCGCGCGAGTTGCGGGTCGGTGAAGACGCCCGCGCTGGCCAGCGCGACCAGCGAGAGGAACCCGAGGACGAACTTCGGGAAGCCGTCCCAGAGGCTCCGGAGGAACGACGACGCGGACGCCGCGGCGGTCGGGCCGGACTCGTCACCCGAACTTGCCTCGGCGTAGACCACCGAGTACGCGACGACCAGTCCGCCCAGCAGGACGTTTCGGGTCAGTTTCGCCACCGTCGCCCACTGCCCGGCGACCTCCGAGTAGGCGAACCCGGCGGCCGTGACCGGGCCGGTGCTGAACATCGTCAGGCCCGCCCAGATGCCGAACGTGCGGTCGGCCAGCCCGAGAAACTGGCCGAGCGCGGGGTAGGCAAAGAGCGTGAGCGCGTCGAAGACCAGAATCGTGCTGGTCGCGTAGGCGACGTGTTCCTCGTCGGCGCGGATAGCGCCAGCGACCGCGACGACCGCCGAGACGCCGCAGACGCTCGCGCCCGCCGCGACCAGCGACCCGAGGCGACGCTGGAGGTCGAAGCCTCGCGCGAGGAGTTCGGCGACCGCGAGCGTGAAGCCGACGACGCCGACGACCGCGAGGAGGAGCCTCGGTCCCGCTTCGACCAGCGCGTCGAGCGAGACCCGGACGCCCATCAGGACGATGCCGACCTCCAGCCAGAGGTCGTAGGTTCCGACCCCCGACTCGAAGCGGTCCGGGACGCCGACGGTGTTGGCGAGCGCCCCGCCGACCAGCACGGCGACGAGGAGCGCGGGAACCGGGACGAACGCGGCGAGACCGCGAGCGACGAGCGCGAGTACGACGAGGAACGCGAGACCGGGGAGCAGGTCTCGGAGCGAGGGGAGCAGGGCCGACCGGTCGGGGCGTCGGGGAGCCATCTCAGACCGCGAGCCACACCGCCGCGACGACGAGGTGGCCGACCACCGTCGCTCGCCACCCCCGGTCGAGGTCGGCCCACCATCGTCTCGCTCGCTCGTCGAGCGTCCGCAGTGACCGCGCGTCCGCCATGTCGTTCCGAACTGGCGGTCCGCCCGCCGTTATGTCTTCGGGTTCGGCGCGCGCCGGTCGGAGCGAAGCGGCGGGCGGAGCAGAGCGGCCCGCGGAGCGCCCCGGTGAACGGAGTGACCCGCGGAGACCCGACGGCGAACCGGCAAACAACGGCAGGTATTTCCTCGGAGACCCACACGTTCCACCCATGCGAGACGCCTACCTCGTCGGCGCGGCCCAGACCGACTTCGGGTCGTTCCCCGACGAAAGCTACCGGTCGCTGTTCCGAACCGCGTTCGAGGCGGCCCGCGACTCGGTTCCGGCGGACATGGACTCCGAGGACGTGGACGAGGCGGTCGTCGGCACCCTCGGCGTCGGGGGTCGCCAGTTGGGGCTGTCCGGCCCGGCCGCGACCGAACACGTCGGTCTCCACGGGATTCCGACGACGCGCGTCGAGAACGCCTGCGCCGCGTCGGGGTACGCGGTCCGGCAGGCCGTCCAAGCCGTCCGCTCGGGGATGGCCGACGTGGTGCTGGCCGGCGGCGTCGAAATCATGACCGACACGTCCGGCGACGCGACGAAGTACTGGCTCGGGGTCTCGGGCGAGACCGAGTGGGAACGCCTCTCGGGGACCACCTTCGCGGGCGTCTACGCCCAGATGGCCGACGCTCACATGGCCGAGTACGGGACCACGAGCGAGCAACTCTCCCACGTCGCGGTGAAGAACCACCGGAACGGCGCGAAGAACCCCCACGCGCAACTCGGCTTCGAGTGTTCGCTGGAGGACGCCGAGAACGCCCAGACCGTCGCCGACCCGCTCACGCTGTATCACTGCTGTCCGACGACCGACGGGGCCGCCGTCGCCCTGATCGCCAGCGAGGAGGTCGTTGCCGAGTACACCGACGACCCGATTCGGGTCGCGGGCGTCGGCGCGGCGAGCGACGCGGTGGGCCTGTTCCAGCGCGACAGCTACACCGGCATCGAGGCCTCCCAGCGCGCCGCGGAGACCGCATACGAGCGAGCGGGAATCACCCCCGACGACCTCGACTTCGCGGAGGTCCACGACTGCTTCTCCATCGCCGAGATTCTGGCCTACGAGGACCTCGGATTCTGCGACCCCGGCGAGGGTGGCGAACTCGCCGAATCCGGGAAGACCGGACTCGACGGCGAGTTGCCGGTCAACACCTCCGGCGGCCTCAAGTCGAAGGGACACCCCATCGGCGCGACCGGCGCGGGACAGGTCGCGGAGGCGTTCAAACAACTCTCGGGCGACGCCGGAAACCGGCAGGTCGAGGGCGCGAAGCGTGGGCTGACGCACAACGTCGGCGGGAGCGGCGGGGCCGCCGTGGTCCACGTTTTCGAGCGCGAGGCGGGAACCGCCTCGGACAGTCGAGCGGCGAAGCCGCGAGAGCAGGAACGGGAGGTGGACGCATGAGCGACCACGAGTCCGCCGCGAGCAGCGAGCAACCCAAAATCGAAGCGGTCGGATCCTACGCGCCCCGATTCCGCGTCTCCAGCGAGGCGTTCGAGGAGGCGTGGGGCCAGTTCCACGCCGCGGGGGTGAACTCGAAGGCTGTGCCCGACGCCGACGAGGACGCCCTGACGATGGCCTACGAAGCCGCGACGCGGGCGCTCGACGCCGCCGACCGCGACGGGTCGGCGGTCGCGTTCCTCGCGTTCGCGTCCACGACGCCGCCGCTGGCCGAGGAGGACCTGACCGCCCGCCTCGGCGGGATGGTCGGCGTCCCCCGCTCGGCGACCCGCCACGTCTTCACCGGCAGCACGCGCGCCGGGACGCGGGCGCTCGACGCCGCGCTGTCTGCCGGGCCTTGGCCCCGAAAGGAGTCGGAGGACGGCGAGGGCGTCGGTCTGGTCGTCGCCGCGGACTGCCCACGCGGCGACCCCGACAGCGACGAGGACCACGCCGCCGGCGCGGGCGCGGCAGCGTTCGTCCTCTCGGCGTCGGGCGGCGCCGAAATCACCGCGAGGACGGAGTACGCCGAGGAGTACCCCGGCACGCGATTCCGGCGCGTTGGCTCGGAGACCGTCGAAGGACTCGGCGCGACGGGGTACGAACGGCAGGCGTTCACGGAGACGCTGGCGGGGGCGGTCGAGCAGTTGGACTACGACGGGAGCGAAATCGACGCCGCGGCGGTGCAGGCCCCGAACGGCAAGATGCCCTACCGGGCGGCGGGCGCGCTCGGCGTCGAGACCGACGCGATTCGGCGGTGCGCGACGGTCCACGAGTTGGGCGACACCGGCGCGGCTAGCGTCCCGCTGAGTCTGGCGACTGCGCTCGCGGACGGCGCGGAGACAGTCCTCTGCGCCGCGTTCGGGAGCGGCGCTGGCGCGGACGCCCTGCTGGTCGAGACCACCGACAGCGAGGCCGTTGCCTCGTCGCTCGCACTCGGCGACGGCGAACGGGTGACCTACGCCGAGTACCTCCGCAAGCGCGGCGAGTTGACCTCCGGCCCGCCCGACGGGGGCGGGGCGTACGTCAGCGTGCCGTCGTGGAAGCGCACGCTCGACCAGCGCCACCGCCTCGTCGCGGGCCGGTGCCCCGACTGCGGCGGATTGAACTTCCCGCCCGAAGGCGCCTGTAACGACTGCAAGACGCTCGTGGCGGAGTACGACGAGGTGGACCTGACCGGCGAGGGCCGCGTCGAGGCCGCGACGGTCATCTCGCAGGGCGGCGCGCCCCCGGAGTTCGCCGAGCAGCAGGCCCAGTCGGGCGACTTCGCGGTGGCGGTAGTGGCCTTGGCGGGACCGGACGGCGGCGAGGCCAGCGTCCCGGCGCAGGTGGTCGCCGCGGACCCCGGAAGCGTGGCAATCGGCGACGATGTGGAGACGACGATGCGGCGAATCTACACGCAGGAGGGCGTGACCCGGTACGGGTTTAAAATCCGCCCGCAGGGAACGGAGTGACCGAGGACGGATTTTAAACGAGGCGAGTCGCAGACCCGCGCAGGCCGGAGGCCGAGCAGGACCGTCTCGACGTAGTTCAAAGTTTGCCCGCAGGGACCGGAGTGACCGAGGGCGGAGTTCGGAGTAAAGAGCAAACCCATCTAAAGACACCTTATAGGAATATTTTTGGCCTCTAAACATAGCAGTGTATTTCTCGAAGGACGCTGTAGTTGTCTAATCGAAAGGGGAAAAGCACTTATCGAGGACCTGCGACCTGCCGGATATGTCCGAGTGGTCCTCGCACCTCCGTCTCGCGGTCGCGCTCGCGCTCGTGGCGAGTCCGTTCTGGCTGTTGCCCGACGTCGGGGCGACGACCTACGAGTATCAGGCCGAAGAAGTCGAGTACAGCGAGTACGTCACGGGAACGCTGTACGCGGACGACCAAATCGAGGGGCTCGCCTGCGACAACTTCGACGACTTCGGCGAGCAGTGCGTCCTCGCGGCCCGCGTCGCCCAGAACGGGCCGGTGGTCGTGAACCAGAGCGCGATTTTCTCCCGCGCGTACCGGTTCGACACCGAGTACGTCATCGTGGAGGACAGCGGGACGGGCAAGC
Protein-coding sequences here:
- a CDS encoding thiolase domain-containing protein, translated to MRDAYLVGAAQTDFGSFPDESYRSLFRTAFEAARDSVPADMDSEDVDEAVVGTLGVGGRQLGLSGPAATEHVGLHGIPTTRVENACAASGYAVRQAVQAVRSGMADVVLAGGVEIMTDTSGDATKYWLGVSGETEWERLSGTTFAGVYAQMADAHMAEYGTTSEQLSHVAVKNHRNGAKNPHAQLGFECSLEDAENAQTVADPLTLYHCCPTTDGAAVALIASEEVVAEYTDDPIRVAGVGAASDAVGLFQRDSYTGIEASQRAAETAYERAGITPDDLDFAEVHDCFSIAEILAYEDLGFCDPGEGGELAESGKTGLDGELPVNTSGGLKSKGHPIGATGAGQVAEAFKQLSGDAGNRQVEGAKRGLTHNVGGSGGAAVVHVFEREAGTASDSRAAKPREQEREVDA
- a CDS encoding OB-fold domain-containing protein, producing the protein MSDHESAASSEQPKIEAVGSYAPRFRVSSEAFEEAWGQFHAAGVNSKAVPDADEDALTMAYEAATRALDAADRDGSAVAFLAFASTTPPLAEEDLTARLGGMVGVPRSATRHVFTGSTRAGTRALDAALSAGPWPRKESEDGEGVGLVVAADCPRGDPDSDEDHAAGAGAAAFVLSASGGAEITARTEYAEEYPGTRFRRVGSETVEGLGATGYERQAFTETLAGAVEQLDYDGSEIDAAAVQAPNGKMPYRAAGALGVETDAIRRCATVHELGDTGAASVPLSLATALADGAETVLCAAFGSGAGADALLVETTDSEAVASSLALGDGERVTYAEYLRKRGELTSGPPDGGGAYVSVPSWKRTLDQRHRLVAGRCPDCGGLNFPPEGACNDCKTLVAEYDEVDLTGEGRVEAATVISQGGAPPEFAEQQAQSGDFAVAVVALAGPDGGEASVPAQVVAADPGSVAIGDDVETTMRRIYTQEGVTRYGFKIRPQGTE